In one Roseburia intestinalis L1-82 genomic region, the following are encoded:
- a CDS encoding polysaccharide pyruvyl transferase family protein, with amino-acid sequence MKFGVVIHKPTMNLGDDIQTYAAAKLLPHVDYQIDREYISDFKSENDEPVAVIMNAWWMWKKWNWPPADCIIPKLLSMHINNYGVARKSSPIYAEWAQGCGGEFFKKYGPVGCRDMASLDFFKEQGIDCYFSGCLTLTIPKQEKTEDAGTYVCLVDLNDKIRAKAMEYLKDTGLEIRVISHNCDYRKSNATFEERMAKAEEILTLYQNAKFVITRRLHVTLPCLALETPVLSIVDLKDAEGNGTRWGCYMDTVRCIDNEDFLSGNFEYDFNNPPENKKGYLALREKLIQDVQDFVAEYENCDLPLEQVRKTTYTPLERLEWQNNMKTEVLEKWLKKSRKLLDDKKLFEKKYKDTLKNLRKYKKYVDELQSQGIISEIKLPDVEDTPKSEQQLQRDAFKNKIWKKIKKMF; translated from the coding sequence ATGAAATTTGGTGTAGTGATTCACAAACCGACAATGAATTTGGGGGATGATATTCAGACCTATGCAGCAGCTAAATTATTGCCTCATGTTGATTATCAGATAGATAGAGAATATATTAGTGATTTTAAAAGTGAAAATGATGAACCGGTAGCTGTTATCATGAATGCATGGTGGATGTGGAAAAAATGGAACTGGCCGCCTGCAGACTGTATTATCCCCAAATTACTGAGCATGCATATTAATAATTATGGGGTTGCAAGAAAATCATCTCCAATTTATGCCGAATGGGCGCAGGGATGTGGAGGAGAGTTTTTTAAGAAGTATGGTCCGGTGGGATGCAGAGATATGGCATCGCTTGATTTTTTTAAAGAACAGGGTATAGATTGCTATTTTAGCGGGTGTCTTACATTAACAATTCCGAAACAGGAGAAAACGGAAGATGCGGGAACATATGTCTGTTTGGTTGATTTAAACGATAAGATCAGAGCGAAAGCAATGGAATATCTGAAAGATACAGGACTAGAAATTCGGGTTATAAGTCATAATTGTGATTATAGAAAATCGAACGCAACATTTGAAGAGAGAATGGCAAAAGCAGAGGAGATACTTACTTTATATCAAAATGCTAAATTTGTTATTACGCGAAGGCTGCATGTAACATTGCCTTGTCTTGCACTAGAGACCCCCGTTTTGTCAATCGTTGATCTCAAGGATGCGGAAGGAAATGGGACACGCTGGGGATGTTATATGGATACGGTTCGTTGTATTGATAATGAAGATTTCTTATCTGGTAATTTTGAGTATGATTTCAATAATCCGCCAGAAAATAAAAAAGGATATCTTGCTTTACGCGAAAAGCTGATTCAGGATGTACAGGATTTTGTTGCCGAGTATGAGAATTGTGATCTGCCATTAGAACAGGTGCGGAAGACTACCTATACACCGTTGGAGCGTTTAGAGTGGCAGAATAACATGAAAACAGAAGTGTTAGAGAAGTGGTTAAAGAAAAGCAGAAAACTTCTGGATGATAAAAAATTATTTGAAAAAAAATATAAGGATACATTAAAAAACCTGAGAAAGTACAAAAAATATGTAGATGAATTACAAAGTCAGGGAATTATTAGTGAAATTAAGCTTCCTGATGTGGAGGATACACCGAAATCAGAGCAGCAATTGCAGCGAGATGCTTTCAAAAATAAAATTTGGAAGAAAATTAAAAAAATGTTTTGA
- a CDS encoding ABC transporter permease, which produces MSINKKHVKTFWNRRFLLYELVKKGIKLKYRRSYLGILWSMLEPILTTIVLTIVFGTLFGNNDKEFPLYILCGRLVYSFFATGTKTASKSIRLNAAMIKKVYIPKYLYPLSCVLYNYVIFAISLIVMVPLAVYCNVTVTWHIIEAIIPLLLLFILTFGVGMILTTINVFFRDMEYIWEVLLMLIMYSSAIFYYPERLMNSGYAWILKWNPLYCMIQSFRNAMFGEAMDMGLTAYAAVCSIVVLILGVICFYKKQDDFILQI; this is translated from the coding sequence ATGAGTATTAATAAGAAACATGTGAAGACATTTTGGAATCGTCGATTTCTGTTATATGAGCTGGTAAAAAAGGGAATTAAATTAAAATATCGTCGTTCGTATCTTGGTATTTTATGGTCTATGTTAGAACCGATATTAACCACAATTGTATTAACAATTGTATTTGGAACGTTGTTTGGAAATAATGATAAGGAATTTCCATTATATATCTTATGTGGAAGGCTGGTATATTCTTTTTTTGCAACGGGAACTAAAACAGCATCCAAATCTATCAGGTTAAATGCAGCGATGATAAAAAAGGTATACATTCCGAAATATTTATATCCGCTATCCTGTGTATTATATAATTATGTGATTTTTGCTATTTCGTTAATTGTAATGGTTCCGTTGGCGGTATATTGTAATGTAACTGTGACATGGCATATCATTGAGGCAATTATCCCACTGTTACTTCTTTTTATTTTAACATTTGGAGTTGGAATGATATTGACAACGATCAATGTATTCTTTCGGGATATGGAATATATATGGGAAGTGCTTTTAATGCTTATTATGTATTCAAGTGCAATTTTTTATTATCCGGAACGTTTAATGAACAGCGGGTATGCGTGGATTTTAAAATGGAATCCGTTGTATTGTATGATCCAGAGTTTTCGTAATGCAATGTTTGGGGAAGCTATGGACATGGGGTTGACGGCATATGCAGCAGTATGTTCTATTGTAGTGTTGATTTTAGGCGTGATTTGTTTTTATAAAAAACAGGATGATTTTATTTTGCAGATATAG
- a CDS encoding right-handed parallel beta-helix repeat-containing protein, producing MKKKCFFKTVCSCILGTALLLSSTSSSYASPNIQDIDSIADTVSEMFKKSEELKTTEVSEMTESSETTESSETTESLETTESSETTESSETTESSETTESSETTESSETTESSETTESSETTESSETTESSETTESSETTESSETTESSETTESSETTESSETIEESENNDNFEIIELTEDTEISEQFDTPKGAVSNGYYVINVTKSEISSTSAYAAIQSALDEAQENATTDLPYKVFVDPGKYSLTQGLRIYSNTYLCLTGVTLTQNKGSNYNMIKVGDSNDTHSGYYYQNITIDGGIWNENGNSNTAIKICHTQNITLMNATLKNCSNSHLMEIAGNNGITIQNCNFADQALSTSAKPYTYEAIQLDILLESHLSGYLSEDLPLKNVKITGCSFKNVPRGIGSHTAILNNPVDTIEISNNTFTSLKSLAIQAMNYINCTITGNTITDTPQGIMIYSVRESGTFLASTAVKEGHIPSSTPVTYQTPVNNQKMVISNNTIAASGNDPYEDYENAAIFVSGLNLGSATTGSGDTIPAGNYFISGITISDNTINTDGHGIRLQDARNSTITGNTITYSQVSKPKNTFYGIQLRESSTNGIIDNNTINKPLSGIHIFEKSSAKSISGNTVTTPTNNAIMIENASATNISSNTVNKPGINGIFIYNNSNVDLITDNNISAGNVNINIDGSTVTEISKNTLSSAKTNSVFLHNKCTVNKLSSNTINASGKHGVFIDCATAKTIKANTIQSPAITGVHVYNNSKVSTIANNQITSPGKYGICAEKSTARTISGNSISKPANTGIFIFTKSKTGTISDNTITSGKDKGIAINSVKCKMTISGNTIKKCKAYPIYCNPASTSYAITLKKNIITGNSKKIDGIRADSGKLILSSNTISSCSRAIILSSKVKGTVYPNTFKKNTYNNVKVNSSYVNTLTVKSLSGKSKSAKTATLNWKKLSSASGYVVYRSASKNGSYTKISTIKKNKTITYKDSKLKRKSTYYYKIVPYTTIGKTTVYGLDSKIVSIKIK from the coding sequence ATGAAAAAGAAATGTTTTTTTAAGACAGTATGCAGTTGTATTCTGGGTACAGCTTTATTACTGTCATCCACTTCATCATCATATGCATCACCGAATATTCAAGATATCGATTCTATTGCGGATACAGTATCTGAAATGTTCAAAAAATCCGAGGAATTGAAAACAACTGAAGTGTCGGAAATGACCGAATCATCAGAAACTACTGAATCATCAGAAACTACTGAATCATTAGAAACTACTGAATCATCAGAAACTACTGAATCATCAGAAACTACTGAATCATCAGAAACTACTGAATCATCAGAAACTACTGAATCATCAGAAACTACTGAATCATCAGAAACTACTGAATCATCAGAAACTACTGAATCATCAGAAACTACTGAATCATCAGAAACTACTGAATCATCAGAAACTACTGAATCATCAGAAACTACTGAATCATCAGAAACTACTGAATCATCAGAAACTACTGAATCATCAGAAACTATCGAAGAATCAGAGAACAATGATAATTTCGAAATTATCGAATTAACGGAAGATACTGAAATTTCCGAACAATTTGATACTCCCAAAGGAGCTGTTTCCAATGGGTATTATGTTATTAATGTAACCAAAAGTGAAATTTCTTCCACCAGTGCATATGCCGCTATACAATCTGCACTAGATGAAGCTCAGGAAAATGCAACAACAGACTTACCATACAAAGTTTTTGTAGATCCCGGAAAATATTCTCTCACACAAGGACTTCGTATTTACAGCAACACTTATCTTTGCCTGACAGGTGTTACCCTTACTCAAAACAAGGGAAGCAATTACAACATGATAAAAGTGGGCGACAGTAATGATACACATTCAGGTTATTATTACCAAAATATTACCATTGATGGCGGTATCTGGAACGAAAATGGCAATAGCAATACCGCCATCAAGATCTGTCATACACAGAACATTACTCTGATGAATGCCACATTGAAAAATTGTTCCAATTCTCACCTTATGGAGATTGCTGGCAATAACGGTATCACAATTCAAAATTGTAATTTTGCCGATCAGGCATTATCGACAAGTGCCAAACCCTATACCTATGAAGCCATTCAGCTTGATATTTTACTAGAATCTCACTTGTCCGGTTATCTATCTGAAGATCTTCCTTTAAAGAATGTAAAAATTACCGGTTGCTCCTTTAAAAATGTTCCACGTGGTATTGGTAGTCACACTGCAATACTAAACAATCCAGTAGACACGATAGAAATTTCCAACAATACATTTACCAGTCTTAAGAGTCTAGCTATACAGGCAATGAATTACATCAACTGTACTATTACAGGCAATACCATAACTGATACTCCGCAAGGTATCATGATATATTCCGTTCGTGAAAGTGGTACTTTTCTTGCTTCCACAGCAGTAAAAGAAGGACATATTCCATCATCAACCCCGGTTACATATCAAACTCCTGTGAACAATCAAAAAATGGTTATCAGCAATAATACAATTGCAGCTTCAGGTAATGACCCTTATGAAGATTACGAAAATGCCGCTATTTTTGTCAGTGGTTTAAATCTAGGTTCTGCCACTACCGGCTCTGGAGATACAATTCCTGCAGGTAATTATTTTATCAGCGGCATAACCATCTCCGATAATACGATCAATACGGATGGACATGGAATCCGTCTGCAAGACGCCAGGAACTCAACAATAACTGGAAATACAATAACTTATTCTCAGGTTTCAAAGCCTAAAAATACCTTCTATGGCATACAGTTACGCGAATCCTCTACCAATGGAATCATTGACAATAATACAATCAATAAGCCCCTTTCCGGCATACATATATTTGAAAAATCCTCTGCAAAATCCATTTCAGGGAATACAGTAACTACACCAACTAACAATGCTATTATGATAGAAAATGCCAGTGCTACGAATATTTCTTCAAATACGGTTAACAAGCCTGGTATCAACGGAATATTTATTTATAATAATTCTAATGTTGACTTAATCACAGACAACAATATTTCTGCCGGAAATGTCAACATTAACATTGACGGAAGCACAGTCACTGAAATAAGTAAAAATACGCTTTCTTCTGCAAAAACAAACAGTGTATTTTTGCATAACAAATGTACAGTAAATAAACTTTCCAGTAATACCATTAATGCTTCTGGAAAACATGGTGTATTTATCGATTGTGCTACTGCCAAAACCATAAAAGCCAATACGATACAATCACCTGCTATTACTGGTGTACATGTATATAACAACAGCAAAGTTTCTACCATTGCGAATAATCAAATTACCTCACCTGGTAAGTATGGCATCTGTGCCGAAAAGAGTACTGCAAGAACTATCTCTGGCAACTCAATCAGCAAACCTGCCAATACAGGTATTTTTATCTTTACCAAAAGCAAAACAGGTACAATATCCGACAATACCATTACCTCTGGAAAAGATAAAGGAATTGCGATCAACTCTGTAAAGTGCAAAATGACGATCAGTGGAAATACAATAAAAAAATGCAAGGCTTACCCTATTTATTGCAACCCTGCCTCTACCTCCTACGCAATTACGTTGAAGAAAAATATCATAACAGGCAATTCAAAAAAAATTGATGGTATCCGTGCTGACTCAGGTAAACTTATTCTTAGCAGCAATACAATCTCTTCCTGTAGTAGGGCGATTATTCTTTCTTCCAAAGTAAAGGGGACTGTTTATCCGAATACTTTCAAAAAGAATACTTATAATAATGTAAAAGTTAATTCCAGTTATGTTAATACATTAACTGTAAAATCACTTTCCGGAAAATCAAAGTCAGCAAAAACAGCTACATTAAATTGGAAAAAACTTTCATCAGCTTCCGGCTATGTTGTTTATCGTTCAGCCTCCAAAAATGGCAGCTATACAAAAATTTCTACGATAAAAAAGAATAAAACCATTACCTATAAAGATTCTAAATTAAAGAGGAAGTCTACTTATTACTATAAAATTGTTCCATACACTACAATAGGAAAAACTACAGTTTATGGACTAGATAGTAAGATTGTATCCATCAAGATCAAATAA
- a CDS encoding ABC transporter ATP-binding protein encodes MAKELLRVEHIGMKFNLSKERVNDFREYVIRMLKGKKLEKDEFWALKDINFSIHEGERIGILGLNGAGKSTLLKVVAGVFKPTEGRVIRNGKIVPLLELGAGFDKNYTGRENIFLYGAVLGYGRQYMEEKYDQIVEFSGLEDFMDVPIKNYSSGMKSKLGFAIATIAEPEILILDEVLSVGDGKFRKKSEKKILDMMQDGTAVLFVSHSLAQVKRICNKAMILEGGKMIAFGDVDEVAQVYAEMTGELDELTVGQKNLVKKKNKKKKTEKIKQEDKREVMEES; translated from the coding sequence ATGGCAAAGGAATTATTACGTGTAGAACACATAGGAATGAAATTTAATCTAAGTAAAGAACGAGTGAATGATTTTCGTGAATATGTAATAAGAATGCTCAAAGGTAAAAAGTTAGAGAAGGATGAGTTTTGGGCACTTAAAGATATTAATTTTAGTATTCATGAAGGAGAACGAATAGGAATTCTTGGACTAAATGGAGCAGGAAAAAGTACGTTACTCAAAGTGGTTGCAGGAGTATTTAAACCCACAGAGGGCAGAGTAATAAGAAATGGAAAAATAGTACCATTATTAGAGCTTGGAGCAGGATTTGATAAGAACTATACAGGCCGGGAAAATATATTTTTATATGGAGCAGTGCTTGGATATGGTCGTCAATACATGGAAGAAAAATATGATCAGATTGTAGAGTTTTCCGGATTAGAGGATTTTATGGATGTACCTATTAAAAACTATTCATCAGGTATGAAATCAAAGTTGGGATTTGCAATCGCAACGATAGCTGAACCGGAAATTTTAATTTTAGATGAAGTACTTTCTGTAGGAGATGGTAAGTTCAGAAAGAAGAGTGAAAAGAAAATCCTTGATATGATGCAGGATGGTACGGCGGTTTTATTTGTGTCACATTCACTTGCACAGGTAAAACGTATCTGCAATAAAGCTATGATCCTTGAAGGGGGAAAAATGATTGCTTTTGGGGATGTAGATGAAGTGGCACAGGTTTATGCAGAAATGACGGGTGAACTGGATGAGTTAACAGTGGGTCAGAAAAATCTTGTGAAAAAAAAGAATAAAAAAAAGAAAACAGAAAAAATCAAACAGGAAGATAAAAGGGAGGTTATGGAAGAATCATGA
- a CDS encoding NAD-dependent epimerase/dehydratase family protein — MENGEVEMNECMENEIMQQDLEMLVDSDLPITALEGKSVLVTGATGLIGSQMVYLLACYNRMRNLQIHIIAMVRNEEKGKKMFSHLIGRGDVELLVGDINRPVVYSDSVDYIIHGASATSSKYFVSNPVETIYTALDGTSNILKFATEKKINGMVYLSSLEVYGTPEKDADLITENDYGYIEPLSVRSSYSEGKRMVECLCASYAHEYSVPVKIARLSQTFGPGVAYEDGRVFAEFARCALEQRDIVLHTQGHTVRSYCYTKDALSALLYILISGKAGEAYNVTNMDTAVSIKEMAELVCETIGSGKIKTVIDIPEDLASFGYNPEMIIRLDSKKLMQLGWKATIGLEEMFERLIKGMKK, encoded by the coding sequence ATGGAGAATGGAGAAGTTGAAATGAACGAGTGCATGGAAAATGAAATTATGCAGCAAGATCTGGAGATGCTTGTAGATAGTGATCTGCCAATTACAGCATTAGAGGGTAAGTCGGTACTTGTGACAGGTGCGACAGGATTGATTGGTTCGCAGATGGTATATTTGCTTGCATGTTATAACCGAATGCGTAACCTTCAGATTCATATTATTGCTATGGTGCGTAATGAAGAAAAAGGGAAAAAGATGTTTTCGCATCTGATTGGGCGTGGGGATGTTGAATTGCTTGTTGGTGATATAAATAGACCAGTGGTATATTCGGATTCTGTAGATTACATTATACACGGAGCCAGTGCAACCAGTTCAAAATATTTTGTGTCTAATCCTGTTGAAACAATTTATACGGCATTGGATGGAACGTCAAATATCTTAAAGTTTGCTACAGAAAAAAAGATAAATGGGATGGTGTATCTGTCATCTTTGGAGGTATATGGAACACCGGAGAAAGATGCAGATCTGATTACAGAAAATGATTATGGATATATTGAACCGCTCAGTGTAAGAAGCAGCTATTCCGAAGGAAAACGTATGGTAGAGTGTTTGTGTGCATCTTATGCACACGAATATAGTGTACCGGTTAAGATTGCCAGACTTTCTCAGACCTTTGGACCGGGAGTTGCATACGAAGATGGAAGGGTGTTTGCGGAATTTGCACGCTGTGCATTGGAACAGCGGGATATTGTACTGCATACGCAGGGACATACGGTAAGAAGTTATTGTTACACAAAAGATGCACTTTCTGCATTATTATACATTTTAATTTCCGGTAAAGCAGGGGAAGCATATAATGTTACGAATATGGATACTGCGGTGTCGATTAAGGAAATGGCAGAATTGGTCTGTGAGACAATTGGAAGTGGAAAAATCAAAACTGTGATCGATATTCCTGAGGATTTAGCCTCTTTCGGATATAATCCGGAAATGATAATCCGATTGGATAGTAAAAAATTAATGCAGCTTGGCTGGAAAGCAACAATTGGATTAGAAGAGATGTTTGAGCGTTTGATAAAGGGAATGAAGAAATAA
- a CDS encoding IS1634 family transposase encodes MYIAVTGSKNNKDIYIYQSFRKKDGKSSSRIYKKLGKYNTLLEQFDGDNEKLMAWAKSEAAKETDLYNERTGKVTVEFSQAACIPMNETRSFHAGYLFLQQLCTELRLDNICRVIKGRHKFKYDLHAILTDLVYASVLSPSSKLSSYNFCKTILEPPKYEIQDVYRALSVIAEESDFIQSELYKNSNFIHPRNQKILYYDCTNYYFEIEEESGLKHYGKGKENRPNPIVGMGLFMDADGIPLAFDVFPGNQNEQTTLKPLEKKIIKDFNCSEFIFCSDAGLGSANNRAFNSIGNRAYVITHSLKKMKQEDRDIALNPTQFRKAGSTDFIDIRTLDETDDEVFNSIYYKEVPVVTGDLDETLIVTYSPKYKAYQQRIRSCQIERAEMIINSPCKKRKGKNQNDPMRFVKNTAVTNDGEIAENKVYEIDEEQIAKEELYDGFYAVMTNLEGNIEEIIKINKQRLEIEENFRIMKTEFEARPVYVRRDDRIKAHFMTCYISLLLYRLLEKKIGNSYTTEQIIETLRSMKMTLLNTANGYVPSYTRTEITNSLHKTFGFRTDYEFIKKSTMRSIIKQTKEIDLP; translated from the coding sequence ATGTATATTGCAGTTACAGGTAGTAAAAATAATAAAGATATTTACATTTATCAATCATTCCGAAAAAAAGACGGAAAATCATCCTCTCGTATTTATAAGAAGCTTGGAAAATACAACACCTTGTTGGAACAGTTTGATGGTGATAATGAAAAACTTATGGCTTGGGCGAAAAGCGAAGCTGCCAAAGAAACAGATCTCTACAATGAGCGTACGGGGAAAGTAACGGTTGAATTCTCTCAAGCTGCCTGCATTCCTATGAACGAGACACGTTCTTTTCATGCCGGTTATCTATTTCTTCAACAATTATGTACGGAGCTACGCCTTGATAACATCTGCCGTGTGATTAAAGGGCGCCATAAATTTAAGTATGATCTTCATGCGATTCTGACTGATCTCGTTTACGCAAGTGTTCTCTCTCCTTCAAGCAAGCTCAGCAGTTATAATTTTTGCAAAACGATTCTTGAACCACCAAAGTATGAGATTCAGGATGTTTACAGAGCTTTATCTGTAATCGCGGAAGAGTCGGATTTTATCCAAAGTGAACTATACAAAAATTCAAACTTCATCCATCCAAGAAATCAGAAGATACTTTACTATGACTGTACGAATTATTACTTTGAGATTGAGGAAGAAAGCGGTTTGAAGCACTATGGAAAAGGCAAGGAGAACCGTCCAAATCCGATTGTTGGTATGGGGCTGTTTATGGATGCTGATGGCATTCCACTTGCATTTGATGTTTTTCCAGGTAACCAAAACGAGCAGACAACGCTTAAGCCTCTGGAGAAGAAAATCATAAAAGATTTTAACTGTAGTGAATTTATTTTCTGTTCAGATGCCGGTCTTGGAAGTGCAAATAACCGAGCGTTTAACAGCATCGGGAATCGGGCTTATGTCATCACGCATTCCCTTAAAAAGATGAAGCAGGAAGACCGTGATATTGCCCTGAATCCAACACAGTTCAGAAAAGCTGGTTCGACAGATTTTATAGATATCAGGACTTTGGACGAAACTGATGATGAAGTTTTTAACTCCATTTACTACAAGGAAGTCCCTGTTGTTACCGGAGATTTGGATGAGACGCTGATCGTTACATACTCACCGAAATATAAAGCTTATCAGCAAAGAATACGGTCATGTCAAATCGAGCGTGCAGAGATGATTATTAACTCTCCTTGCAAAAAACGAAAGGGCAAAAATCAAAATGATCCAATGCGTTTTGTGAAAAATACTGCCGTAACAAACGATGGTGAGATTGCAGAAAACAAAGTATATGAGATTGATGAGGAACAGATAGCCAAAGAAGAACTTTACGATGGTTTCTACGCGGTTATGACAAATCTGGAGGGAAATATCGAGGAAATCATAAAGATTAACAAGCAGCGCTTGGAAATTGAAGAAAACTTCAGAATCATGAAAACAGAATTCGAAGCCAGACCTGTTTATGTCAGAAGAGATGACCGGATCAAGGCACATTTCATGACCTGTTACATCAGCCTTCTTCTCTACCGTCTGTTAGAAAAGAAAATAGGAAACAGCTATACAACAGAGCAGATCATAGAGACTCTGCGATCCATGAAAATGACACTGTTAAATACCGCTAATGGCTATGTTCCATCCTACACCCGAACTGAAATAACGAACTCTTTACACAAAACTTTTGGTTTTCGGACAGACTATGAATTTATCAAAAAATCTACGATGCGAAGCATCATCAAGCAAACAAAAGAAATAGATTTACCATAG
- a CDS encoding IspD/TarI family cytidylyltransferase gives MNIAIVFAGGSGVRMGAGVPKQFLEINGKPIIVHTLQLFQCHDMIDKIYISVLADYIPYMKELVDEYRLNKVADVIPGGETAQDSIYNALKKAESENAEDSIVLLHDGVRPFVSYEVISNNIRSVQEKGNAITCTPCFETIMISKDGSHVDSVPYRKETFAAQAPQSFYLKDIIAAHDAVRSTPTKYENMVDACTIIRSQGIEAHMVEGNRGNIKVTTPEDVYTFRALLQYKENEQAFGLGITNRIGNGRKPL, from the coding sequence ATGAATATAGCGATTGTTTTTGCTGGTGGAAGCGGAGTCAGAATGGGAGCCGGTGTCCCGAAACAGTTTTTGGAAATAAATGGGAAACCGATTATTGTTCATACACTTCAACTTTTTCAGTGCCATGATATGATTGATAAAATATATATTTCAGTACTTGCTGATTATATCCCTTATATGAAAGAATTGGTAGATGAATACCGTTTGAATAAGGTGGCAGATGTTATTCCAGGTGGAGAGACTGCACAGGATTCGATTTATAATGCGTTAAAAAAAGCAGAAAGTGAAAATGCAGAGGATTCTATCGTACTATTGCATGATGGTGTACGCCCATTTGTATCTTATGAAGTGATCAGTAATAATATTCGCTCTGTACAGGAAAAAGGCAATGCAATTACCTGTACTCCTTGTTTTGAAACAATCATGATCAGTAAGGATGGGAGTCACGTCGACTCTGTTCCATATCGTAAGGAAACGTTTGCAGCGCAGGCACCACAGAGCTTTTACTTAAAAGATATTATTGCTGCACATGATGCAGTTAGAAGTACACCTACAAAATATGAAAATATGGTTGATGCGTGTACGATTATTCGCAGCCAGGGGATTGAAGCACATATGGTGGAAGGAAACAGAGGCAATATTAAAGTTACGACACCGGAAGATGTGTATACGTTTCGTGCATTGTTACAGTACAAAGAGAATGAACAGGCATTTGGACTGGGTATTACAAATCGTATAGGAAATGGAAGAAAGCCTTTATAG